From a single Candidatus Spechtbacteria bacterium genomic region:
- a CDS encoding site-specific integrase: EKAKSRRPFREIFWTDDTNDYLVRWLKKRDHLTKVMKFDEPGALFVSVTSVKCGDRFSIKGVGEMLRRYCNRAKMPYMNAHSFRHHRGHHIIKSGGSTADVMNILGHASVQSTTIYTMMHGKELEQRARLFLTDSNKDFAGERERDPGFDDALQGLVTFLRNENQGKEAITVDEFQRQAEHFSKHGLYMQRTRSKTKVPYPQYVT, translated from the coding sequence AGAGAAAGCAAAGTCCCGCCGACCATTCCGCGAGATCTTCTGGACGGACGATACCAACGACTACCTGGTGCGCTGGCTCAAGAAGCGGGATCACCTTACGAAAGTCATGAAGTTCGACGAACCGGGCGCACTCTTCGTATCAGTGACCAGCGTGAAGTGCGGCGACAGGTTCTCCATCAAGGGGGTGGGGGAAATGTTGCGACGGTACTGCAACAGAGCAAAGATGCCGTACATGAACGCCCACAGCTTCCGGCATCACCGTGGACATCACATTATCAAGAGCGGCGGATCGACCGCAGACGTCATGAATATCCTGGGCCACGCTTCGGTGCAAAGCACGACCATCTACACAATGATGCATGGCAAAGAACTTGAACAGCGGGCGCGCCTCTTCCTCACGGACAGCAATAAAGACTTCGCCGGGGAGAGGGAACGCGACCCAGGATTCGATGACGCGCTGCAGGGACTGGTCACATTCCTCCGGAACGAAAACCAGGGCAAAGAAGCCATCACGGTCGATGAGTTCCAGCGACAGGCCGAGCACTTCTCGAAGCATGGGCTCTACATGCAGCGAACCCGATCCAAGACCAAAGTGCCTTATCCACAGTACGTAACTTGA
- a CDS encoding NYN domain-containing protein — MHKLTNNFAFIDNTNIHKGIGMLGWKLDFAKFRKLLKERYGVIRAYMFIGYMAGNQDMYRDFQNMGYTLIFKPTLPKKDGGIKGNCDAELVLQAMIDLNSYDNAVIITGDGDFQCLVKYLRKINKLGYVLSPNRKWCSILLKREARGNHVFIEEMRSKLEHK; from the coding sequence ATGCATAAACTAACAAATAACTTTGCATTTATTGATAATACTAATATACATAAAGGCATTGGAATGCTTGGGTGGAAATTAGATTTTGCAAAATTTAGAAAACTGCTCAAAGAAAGATACGGTGTAATTCGGGCATATATGTTTATTGGGTATATGGCAGGAAATCAAGATATGTATAGAGACTTCCAGAATATGGGCTATACGTTGATTTTTAAACCCACACTTCCAAAAAAAGACGGAGGAATAAAAGGTAACTGCGATGCAGAATTGGTGCTACAAGCAATGATTGATCTTAATAGCTATGATAACGCTGTGATTATTACCGGAGATGGAGATTTTCAATGTCTAGTTAAGTATTTGAGAAAAATCAATAAACTTGGTTACGTTCTTAGTCCAAACAGAAAATGGTGTTCAATTCTATTAAAACGCGAGGCACGAGGAAATCATGTATTTATTGAAGAAATGAGATCAAAATTAGAGCATAAATGA
- a CDS encoding NUDIX domain-containing protein, whose protein sequence is MKRAPNGTKPKEGPFRIDIINIANYVSLSTTMESFEDCAARETREECGIEIDNIHFQHLSNLTKYAPKHYVHIAMVAKWKSGEVELLEPEKCESWAWYDLDNIPEPLFETCRVSLEIHRTQSAFSSPQ, encoded by the coding sequence ATGAAAAGGGCCCCAAATGGGACAAAACCCAAAGAGGGACCTTTTCGTATTGATATTATCAATATAGCAAATTATGTCAGTCTGTCAACCACCATGGAATCTTTTGAGGATTGCGCGGCGCGTGAAACTAGGGAAGAGTGCGGAATAGAAATCGATAATATTCATTTCCAGCATCTTTCGAACCTTACCAAATACGCGCCTAAGCATTATGTGCATATTGCTATGGTTGCAAAATGGAAGAGCGGAGAGGTTGAATTGCTCGAGCCGGAGAAATGTGAATCCTGGGCCTGGTACGATTTGGACAACATTCCCGAACCCTTATTTGAAACTTGTCGTGTGAGCTTAGAGATACACAGAACGCAATCAGCATTTTCAAGTCCACAGTAA
- a CDS encoding NAD(P)H-dependent oxidoreductase, whose protein sequence is MPNDLIIPIILGTAREGRRSEKVAHFVLDQAKKHGFESEIIDVRDYILCATDNTQATDKSKQLSEIVDKADGLIVVTPEYNHSYPGELKMMMDQVYNEYKHKPVAFCGTSSGMMGGCRVIELLRLYSIELSLVPIRSAAYFANVGSLFNDDGSIKDQSALSAQADRLKIIFDELAWYAGALKSARNA, encoded by the coding sequence ATGCCCAACGATTTAATTATTCCAATAATTTTAGGTACAGCCCGCGAAGGCAGACGTTCTGAAAAAGTAGCTCATTTTGTACTTGACCAAGCTAAAAAGCATGGCTTTGAATCAGAAATAATTGATGTCCGCGATTATATTCTTTGCGCCACTGATAATACTCAAGCAACTGATAAATCCAAGCAGCTCAGTGAAATTGTAGATAAAGCAGATGGTCTCATTGTAGTTACTCCTGAATACAATCACAGCTATCCCGGAGAATTGAAGATGATGATGGACCAGGTGTATAACGAGTACAAACACAAGCCAGTTGCTTTTTGTGGCACATCGAGCGGTATGATGGGCGGATGCCGCGTGATTGAACTTTTGCGGCTTTACTCAATCGAGCTTTCGCTAGTGCCAATCCGTAGCGCGGCTTATTTTGCTAATGTAGGAAGCCTGTTTAATGACGACGGTAGTATAAAAGATCAATCTGCCTTATCCGCACAAGCCGATCGCCTCAAGATTATTTTTGATGAGCTTGCTTGGTATGCCGGCGCTCTAAAATCAGCCAGAAATGCTTAG
- a CDS encoding metal ABC transporter ATP-binding protein, which yields MEKDSVLRVENLSVSFDNQAVLHGVSFAVQKKTITAILGPNGAGKTVLFRALLGIVKHQGTIEWQKGVRVGYVPQKFAIDPSFPLTVGEFFALKRARGEKITDALRAVGMHGDEHHVQHHILERRIGELSGGEFQKVSIAWALIDSPDVLLFDEPTSGVDVGSEETIYSLIGHIRDERGLTILVISHELNIVYQYADQVVCLNKRMICQGQPKHVLDAGVLKEMYGVQIGVYEHKEEADSAHSHGNGNDVE from the coding sequence ATGGAAAAAGACAGCGTATTGCGCGTAGAAAATTTGTCAGTATCATTTGACAATCAAGCCGTTTTGCACGGCGTTTCTTTTGCCGTGCAAAAAAAAACTATTACAGCCATATTGGGGCCCAATGGCGCGGGAAAAACTGTGCTTTTTCGGGCGTTGCTAGGCATTGTTAAGCATCAAGGGACGATTGAATGGCAGAAGGGAGTCCGCGTAGGTTATGTTCCGCAGAAATTTGCTATAGATCCAAGCTTTCCTCTAACTGTCGGAGAATTTTTTGCATTAAAGCGCGCGCGGGGCGAAAAGATTACAGATGCGCTGCGCGCGGTTGGCATGCACGGCGACGAACATCACGTACAGCATCATATCCTTGAAAGAAGAATAGGCGAGCTTTCCGGCGGAGAGTTTCAGAAAGTAAGCATTGCCTGGGCTCTTATAGATAGCCCGGACGTGCTTCTTTTTGATGAGCCGACTTCCGGTGTTGACGTGGGGTCAGAGGAGACTATTTACTCATTGATAGGGCATATTCGCGACGAGCGTGGTCTTACAATTCTTGTAATATCTCACGAATTGAATATCGTATATCAATACGCTGACCAAGTCGTGTGTTTGAATAAGAGAATGATTTGCCAAGGACAGCCAAAACATGTGCTTGATGCGGGTGTATTGAAAGAAATGTACGGCGTGCAGATCGGAGTTTATGAGCACAAGGAGGAAGCAGATTCTGCTCATAGTCACGGTAATGGTAATGACGTTGAATAA
- a CDS encoding metal ABC transporter permease: protein MTSFDLLLQSQYFLPLLVALFVGGTAGALGAFMLIKRMALVGDALTHVALPGMGLALLWGYDPFIGAFASLSVAVICIWWLRGYTKLPFEALVGILFTGSLAVGVLIIPDAELMEALFGDITSLHVVDGLLAIVIAIIILLGLRAFKSHFIITTISEDVARASGISVSRTDFIYLLLVACLVALGVKFVGALLMGALVIIPAASAQNVARSFSQYISLSVLFGVVGALAGVLLHFATGLEAGPLVVLASAMLFLVSFIFKR from the coding sequence ATGACATCATTTGATCTATTATTACAATCTCAATATTTTCTGCCGCTATTGGTGGCGCTGTTCGTGGGCGGAACTGCCGGCGCTCTCGGCGCCTTTATGCTTATAAAGCGCATGGCGCTTGTTGGCGACGCATTAACGCACGTTGCGTTGCCCGGCATGGGCCTTGCTTTGCTTTGGGGGTATGATCCTTTTATTGGCGCATTCGCCTCACTTTCCGTAGCAGTTATCTGCATTTGGTGGTTGCGCGGATATACCAAGCTGCCATTTGAGGCGCTTGTTGGGATTTTATTTACCGGCTCTCTCGCCGTAGGCGTTTTGATAATCCCAGATGCTGAATTAATGGAAGCGCTGTTTGGCGATATCACATCCCTGCATGTCGTAGATGGCTTGCTTGCGATTGTCATAGCAATAATTATATTACTAGGTCTGCGCGCGTTTAAATCTCATTTCATTATCACGACTATTTCGGAAGATGTTGCGCGGGCGTCTGGCATTTCTGTTTCGCGCACAGATTTTATTTATCTATTGCTGGTAGCATGCCTCGTCGCGCTTGGCGTAAAATTTGTCGGCGCGTTATTGATGGGCGCGCTTGTTATTATCCCTGCCGCGAGCGCGCAGAATGTGGCACGAAGTTTTTCGCAGTACATCTCTCTTTCTGTGTTATTTGGCGTAGTAGGAGCACTTGCGGGAGTGTTGCTGCATTTTGCAACTGGCCTTGAAGCTGGTCCGCTGGTCGTGCTTGCGTCGGCTATGCTGTTTCTCGTATCCTTTATATTTAAAAGATAA
- a CDS encoding ribonuclease H-like domain-containing protein, whose protein sequence is MRYLAFDIETIGKDKDSFDETSLGYFREWAERTAKTDEEVERELDNIQEGLPFSPFLGEIVAIGMLDNVEKGAVYFRADKAKDVKDFEENKVMYRVGSEKEILERFWDVAREYNSFVTFNGRGFDVPYLMIRSAVHKIRPTVNLLANRYLSLQRGAKHYDLADLLTFYGAMFKKPNLHFVSQAFGVESPKGGGMEGKMVPRAFREEKYLEIARYCIQDVYATKRVFDIWDENLNFESTW, encoded by the coding sequence ATGCGCTATCTTGCATTCGATATTGAAACAATTGGAAAAGATAAAGATTCTTTTGACGAAACGTCTCTGGGATATTTTCGCGAGTGGGCGGAGCGCACTGCCAAAACAGACGAAGAGGTGGAAAGGGAATTGGATAATATTCAGGAGGGATTGCCATTTTCTCCGTTTTTGGGAGAGATTGTCGCGATAGGCATGCTTGATAATGTTGAAAAAGGCGCCGTGTATTTTCGCGCCGATAAGGCAAAAGATGTTAAAGATTTTGAAGAAAACAAAGTGATGTATCGCGTGGGTTCAGAGAAGGAAATTCTGGAGCGTTTTTGGGACGTGGCGCGCGAGTATAATTCTTTTGTTACATTCAATGGCCGTGGGTTTGACGTGCCGTATTTGATGATTCGCTCGGCGGTGCATAAAATTCGCCCAACAGTGAATTTGCTCGCTAACCGTTATTTATCTTTGCAGCGTGGCGCGAAGCACTACGACTTGGCAGATCTGCTTACTTTTTATGGCGCGATGTTCAAAAAGCCAAACTTGCACTTCGTGAGCCAGGCGTTTGGCGTGGAGAGCCCTAAGGGCGGGGGAATGGAAGGCAAAATGGTGCCCAGAGCTTTCCGCGAAGAAAAATATCTGGAAATCGCTCGTTACTGTATTCAAGATGTATACGCTACTAAAAGAGTTTTTGACATTTGGGATGAGAATTTGAATTTTGAGTCGACATGGTAA
- a CDS encoding insulinase family protein encodes MRVGGIEFVREFHGAREFVLKANGLKILLYPYALLQRGAVFMVHYNVGSRNEGLGYTGSAHFLEHLLFKGSVKFPKDTMPIDKLFARAGAIINANTSYDRTGFFEVVSIEYLDLAMQMEADRMRKATFTDRDRQDEMSVVRNELEMRENDMAEQLYHLVNSISLLEHPYHHPIIGYRADVEGVSTNRIRQFYDEFYHPNNAMIIVVGSIPEIYVLERIKKYFAKIPRSTRAIPTVYTMEPAQKGERRVILNHMSEDMGSILLAWRTPPASHEDIPALCALSYVLSGGYSGLIDQEFVETGRVESAGTHVNCYHDASFTFIRVNMLEQNGHDILEKRIRGFLKTLQENGITEQDVERAKISAEARTLRSRDGCLKIVQELSNSEGAGSWDLYFRIPSAIRNVTPEDILRVFRTYFCDDTLTVGWFVPTSISGGSK; translated from the coding sequence GTGCGAGTCGGCGGTATTGAATTTGTCAGAGAATTTCACGGCGCGAGAGAATTCGTGTTAAAAGCAAACGGCCTTAAAATTTTGCTTTATCCCTACGCATTATTGCAGCGTGGCGCAGTTTTTATGGTGCATTATAATGTCGGCTCGCGTAACGAAGGGCTTGGCTATACGGGGTCAGCGCATTTCCTTGAGCACTTGTTGTTTAAAGGTTCTGTGAAATTTCCTAAAGACACTATGCCGATTGATAAGCTTTTTGCTCGCGCGGGAGCAATCATAAACGCAAACACCAGTTATGATAGAACCGGTTTTTTCGAAGTTGTTTCCATAGAATATCTTGATCTTGCGATGCAAATGGAAGCTGACCGTATGCGAAAAGCGACATTCACTGACCGCGACAGGCAAGACGAAATGTCCGTGGTGCGCAACGAACTGGAAATGCGAGAAAATGATATGGCCGAACAATTGTATCATCTAGTTAATTCCATATCGCTTCTAGAGCATCCTTACCACCACCCTATTATAGGTTATAGGGCGGACGTGGAAGGCGTGTCCACAAACCGTATTCGTCAGTTCTATGACGAATTTTACCATCCGAATAACGCGATGATTATTGTTGTCGGCAGTATCCCCGAAATTTACGTGCTGGAAAGAATTAAAAAATATTTTGCAAAGATTCCGCGATCTACTCGCGCCATACCCACCGTGTATACAATGGAGCCGGCGCAAAAAGGTGAGAGGCGCGTAATATTGAATCATATGTCAGAAGACATGGGTTCTATTCTTTTGGCATGGCGCACTCCGCCCGCATCGCATGAAGATATTCCCGCGCTTTGCGCTCTTTCCTATGTCTTGTCGGGAGGATATTCTGGACTTATTGACCAAGAGTTTGTCGAGACAGGTCGCGTAGAGTCGGCGGGCACGCATGTTAATTGTTATCACGACGCATCATTTACATTTATACGTGTCAACATGCTTGAACAAAATGGCCATGATATTTTGGAGAAACGCATACGGGGATTTTTGAAAACATTGCAGGAAAATGGAATTACAGAGCAAGACGTCGAACGGGCAAAAATTTCAGCGGAAGCTAGGACGTTGCGTTCGCGTGATGGCTGCTTAAAAATTGTTCAAGAATTAAGTAATAGCGAAGGCGCGGGGTCATGGGATCTTTACTTCCGCATTCCTTCGGCTATTAGAAATGTTACGCCGGAGGATATTTTACGTGTTTTCCGAACATATTTTTGCGACGATACGCTCACCGTTGGTTGGTTTGTGCCTACTTCAATTTCAGGAGGCAGTAAATGA
- a CDS encoding insulinase family protein produces MNQSEIILENGMRLTVINSHELPLVRLYGIIKAGNYFHYNPYIPVLTSDLLTRGTAQQSRKAFAAYCDKFGLEFDMADCGPLNVFFNGSSPSRFIDFLLAVCRDALFSPLFSAEELAIAKKENLAGVMRGADSPELLAKWEVMSMLYTKNHPLYAFPAEQYLERYIDFVNNATRNEIVAFWKTWYAPSRIHLVLAGDVDAPSIQTAQALFEREVGAFSFFANQTYLHDVLPLQADERIVYLPQKSSAVYWAGQAISITSAHADFPALKMAIAILGAGMQSRLFNQVREKKGYSYSIGATINYSEEFPGYWRIIAHCNPSNIWKVRDEVADVLRIFVEKGVTEEEIREAQMFLKGRRFFAASSLQGIAAQTIPDIIAKHPGLTQSIEDRIMVLTVDEVNDVMRRHVIPDAMKVALAGTIDK; encoded by the coding sequence ATGAACCAATCAGAAATCATTCTTGAAAATGGTATGCGCCTTACGGTTATTAATTCTCATGAACTGCCGTTGGTTCGATTGTATGGGATTATAAAAGCAGGAAACTATTTTCATTATAATCCTTATATCCCCGTGCTAACGAGCGATTTGCTAACTCGAGGCACTGCGCAGCAATCGCGCAAAGCATTCGCGGCATATTGTGATAAGTTTGGGTTGGAATTCGATATGGCAGATTGTGGTCCACTTAATGTTTTCTTCAATGGTTCATCGCCTTCGCGATTTATAGATTTTTTGCTAGCTGTATGCCGCGACGCGCTTTTCTCTCCTTTGTTTTCCGCGGAGGAATTAGCCATTGCAAAGAAAGAAAATCTGGCCGGTGTGATGAGGGGCGCAGACAGTCCGGAATTGCTGGCTAAGTGGGAAGTAATGAGCATGCTATACACCAAAAACCATCCTCTTTACGCTTTCCCCGCGGAGCAGTATTTGGAGCGGTATATTGACTTTGTAAATAATGCGACAAGAAATGAAATAGTGGCGTTTTGGAAAACGTGGTATGCACCAAGTAGAATTCACTTGGTGTTGGCCGGAGACGTTGACGCGCCAAGCATACAGACAGCACAAGCATTATTTGAACGGGAAGTAGGGGCTTTTTCATTCTTTGCCAATCAAACTTATTTACACGACGTACTGCCACTTCAAGCAGATGAACGTATTGTCTATCTGCCGCAGAAATCAAGCGCGGTGTACTGGGCGGGGCAGGCGATCAGCATTACGTCAGCTCACGCAGATTTCCCCGCCCTTAAAATGGCCATAGCTATTCTTGGCGCGGGCATGCAAAGCCGTCTTTTTAATCAGGTGAGAGAAAAGAAGGGGTATTCCTATTCAATAGGCGCCACAATCAATTACTCGGAGGAATTTCCGGGCTATTGGAGAATTATTGCGCATTGCAATCCATCTAACATTTGGAAGGTTAGGGATGAAGTTGCCGACGTACTACGTATTTTTGTTGAGAAAGGCGTTACAGAAGAGGAAATTCGTGAAGCCCAGATGTTTCTTAAGGGGCGTAGGTTTTTTGCAGCGTCAAGTTTGCAGGGAATTGCCGCGCAAACTATTCCGGATATCATTGCAAAGCATCCGGGTCTAACACAAAGTATAGAAGATCGTATAATGGTTTTGACTGTTGACGAAGTTAACGATGTCATGCGCCGACATGTCATTCCGGATGCCATGAAAGTTGCACTTGCGGGGACCATTGACAAATAA
- a CDS encoding HD domain-containing protein — MASKSQRDFVEVLQELSVNAEHALQLDRLVEELREHDSATVYHCLRVATLAYEVGVELNLSPAALFYAGLLHDFGKLSVPRKVLAKSGIAFSSDDFQLVKGHPLYGYQFLKDRYPFSAEILLRHHYFQRNRYPDPLPMLDTKYSAAETMLIERCAQILALVDFYDAFRTRGQRSQTDSTVFEALMEEYPEERATIECLFACSLFEE, encoded by the coding sequence ATGGCCAGTAAATCGCAGCGAGATTTTGTCGAGGTACTGCAAGAACTTAGCGTGAACGCGGAACACGCGTTGCAACTCGATAGATTAGTGGAAGAGTTAAGAGAGCACGACTCGGCGACTGTCTATCATTGCCTGCGCGTTGCAACGCTCGCCTACGAAGTAGGGGTTGAGCTTAATCTTTCGCCAGCCGCGTTGTTTTACGCCGGTCTTCTGCATGATTTTGGCAAGCTTTCCGTTCCTCGTAAAGTCTTAGCTAAGAGCGGTATCGCTTTTTCCAGCGATGATTTTCAACTGGTTAAAGGGCATCCACTCTACGGCTACCAATTTTTGAAGGATCGATATCCTTTTTCTGCGGAAATTCTGTTGCGCCATCATTATTTTCAGCGCAATCGCTATCCAGATCCTTTGCCGATGCTTGATACCAAATACAGCGCGGCGGAAACCATGCTGATTGAACGATGCGCGCAAATTCTGGCGTTGGTAGATTTTTATGATGCGTTTCGCACCCGCGGGCAGCGCAGTCAGACAGACAGCACAGTTTTTGAGGCGCTGATGGAAGAATATCCGGAGGAAAGAGCAACAATTGAATGTCTTTTTGCGTGCAGTTTATTTGAAGAGTAG